A single genomic interval of Pyrobaculum arsenaticum DSM 13514 harbors:
- a CDS encoding ankyrin repeat domain-containing protein, with product MHYAALMGNADMAELLVKRGADQNAKIREGLMPLHVAASQGHVDVAEALLIYGADPNAESKEGWMPLDAAKGEVRGVLEKWMRQRRLERGKDDTLKDLLIQYKSSSPTAIRQVVARLKVACRLHAVYAIAHIHGADVNETRQSRVTAVIATAADEACLISCRRHSAVLTRPPKIVDALPPTRCP from the coding sequence CTGCATTATGCCGCCCTTATGGGCAACGCCGACATGGCGGAGCTTCTGGTTAAACGCGGCGCAGATCAGAACGCGAAGATTAGGGAAGGCTTGATGCCTCTGCACGTAGCCGCCTCTCAGGGCCATGTCGACGTGGCAGAGGCTTTGCTTATATACGGAGCGGATCCAAACGCGGAGAGTAAAGAGGGCTGGATGCCCCTCGACGCGGCCAAGGGTGAGGTGCGCGGCGTGTTAGAGAAGTGGATGAGACAGAGGCGGCTGGAGAGGGGAAAAGATGACACGCTTAAAGACCTGTTGATCCAATATAAGTCGAGCTCCCCAACTGCCATCCGCCAAGTCGTTGCAAGGCTTAAAGTCGCCTGCAGACTTCACGCGGTATACGCAATTGCCCACATCCACGGCGCCGACGTTAATGAGACGCGCCAATCCCGAGTAACGGCTGTGATCGCGACTGCCGCCGACGAGGCGTGTCTAATAAGCTGCCGCCGCCACTCGGCTGTTCTGACCAGGCCCCCAAAGATTGTCGACGCGTTGCCACCGACACGTTGCCCTTGA